Within Dermacentor variabilis isolate Ectoservices chromosome 8, ASM5094787v1, whole genome shotgun sequence, the genomic segment cttcgcgttgcaagactgtgcactaacgtggtttgaaaaccaagAAGCTGCCTCCGGTCACGGGATAACTTCCGacgggagctgttggccacgtatccgagTGCTGACCGCACGGAAGgagctgaagccgctttgcaagcaagaagccaacgacacaacgaaagcgtggcaaGGCATCTCAAAGATACGTCCCGCTTATTCCGCCGCGCCGATCCAAGCATAAGCGAGGGCAAGAAGCTTCGGCATCTGATGCATGATGTGAGGAAAGAGCTTTTTGCCGGTTTAGTTCTGAAACCTGCACGCACTGTCGCCGAATTCCACTCCAAGTCTACAACTAGGGAAAGGATACTTCAACAGTGAGCGAGCCTCTACAACCGCGATATGAACGTCGCATGTGTGGATGCAGTGTCGGCAATGTTCGGTAACAGCGTCGAGGTGTGACGAGAACTCGTAAGATCTGGGTTTCGAGAAGAGCTTCAGAGGCAACAGCCGAACAATAGCCTTACAGTGGTCTCTTCATTAGCAAAAGTGGTTGACGAAGAAGTGAGACAAGCAGTCCGCGAACAGCACCCGCAAGCACAGCCACACGCGTCGTCACCGGTACGGCTCCTGAGTTTTCTCGGAAAAGGTGAGGTTTTTTCGACCTCACCAACTCCACCTTGTCTTGAGGATCCTTTTAAATCTGTCAGGACTTGCTCCGCCGTGCGATTGGGGCTTTTGTGCGCTCCGTTTGCTTTTTTCGACCATCTAATACCATGAGCTGGCCGGCTGATGGCCATGGCCGCCTATGTACGCGGCCATGCCTAAGCCTGAGGTTCCCCAGGACGACCAGATGTCCGGGCGAGACTCCCCTAGTGGTGTCAAAACGCCTCGTTCGGATGACTCAAGTGTTTCAGTATTCTCTGATGAAGGAGACGCGGTGGTTCGTGAAGCCGAGATACCTGGAGGGGAACGCGATCCGCCTGCAAGGGGCGGCCCCGCTACCACGCTTTTACCTCCTCTTGTTGCTGCCCTCAGTTCCCCGCGTTCCATTTGCGGCAACTCGGTTTCCACTGTTCCACTGGATTCCGAGCAACGGATTACCGCCTCCATCCACCGCATTGTAGAGAAGCAAAAACAAATCACCGACTTGATCTTTCATGCCTCTTCTAAAGTAGCGAGTGCGCAACGCTCGCAAATTGTATCCTGGCTTGCCGAGATATTGCAGGAATGTTCTGACGTGCGTGCGATTGCTGCCCATCAGGCGGGTCGCGTTGACGAGTTGCGGGACCAGCTGCAGCAGGCGAGGCGCCTTGCTGGCGATACGCTGGTGGTTCCACCACCTCCTCCTTGCCAGCCCAGGACATACGCGGCTGCGGCGCATCTTGGTATGCAGGCTGCTCCGCTCACGTACCGGCAGCCCCCAATCAGGACACCTGCAGAGGTTCTACAAACGGACCCGGGCCGGACGGTAGTTCCTCCACGGCCCGATGCAATCAGGCGAGAGCAGGAATTCGTCCTGTTACTCATCCCTATCGCTCCTTCCGCCTCGCCGGCACGCGATGTCGTAGCCCCTCTGAAGACAAACATAGACCCGATCACGGAGGGAATCTGTGACGTCTCTATGCGCCGTACACGACAAGGCATCATAATCTTCACTAATGAGCTACACTCCTTCGAACATCTTATGGCTGCAATCGAAAGGAACCCGATAACGCGTACAGCGATTTCCATCAAGGTGGTGCAAATCGACAACCCCATATTCGCATATCAGGCGTCGATCCTAATGCACCCGCTCATGGCCTCCTCGCCGCTATCAGTGCGCGCAATCTATCTATCCAACTCGATCCTAAATTCTGTAAAGTGCGAGTCACTTTCCGTGAACGCTCCGGAAACTTCACCCATGTCCTTGCCGTCGATGCAGCCTCCTTCCGCTCTTTTACCGCCTTCGGGCGGTTGATCATTGGATGGACTTCGGTGACGGTGCGGGAAGATTTGCATGTCCCCACCTGCACCTACTGCTCGACGTACGGGCACTCGAAACATGCCTGCGCGCATAAGTCGGACCCCTCGCGGATGGTATGCACGAAATGTGCAGAGTCGCATCTTGCAGAAACGGGCTCGGTCCGTATGGGGGACGCTGCGGTGTCGTGCGCCGAGTGCCGGCGGGTAGCGAGGGCGTCGTCGCATCCCACGGGCGATGCGACTTGTCCAGTTTTGCTCGAACGCATAGCGCGTATGCGCATGCGCATGGACTATGGATAAGATAACACGCACCACCTACTCTTATCCCTTGGGGGCTGCGCGGTGGCTCTTCCCATCTATACCTCCTGCCGCCAGATACACCTGTGTGCTCACTATCCCTCGGCTTCCGGACTTGACACAAGTGTCGCTTTGCCACTACGCAGACCCTTTCCCCATAGGGTGGGTGCGTACGTCCCTCCATCCTCCTCAATCCTTGTTCGTATTTCGTTGCTCACCATGTCCCTCACTTCCTTCCAGTGGTTTCATTCTCTCTATTtgcttccttcctatcttctatCTCTCTTTCCTCCATTTTCTCCTTTTATCGGTTAACTTTTGCCTCCTCTTTACTCCGCGCATTTTGCCTTCCTTTATTTCTGACACCTGCGCTCCTATACTCATCTTAACGCTCTCCTCCACTTTCTCATCCACTCTCAACCATGGCCCATTGCACACCCATTACATTTTTGCAGGCTAATCTGGCGCATTCCCGACAACCAACATTGCTGTTGTCAGACTTTATTCAGCAGCACCACATTGATTTTATTATAATTTCCGAACCTTATACATGAGGCAACTCTCTTTCGCCCCTACCTCACACGCGCATCACCTTCGCTTCACCAGTAACTCCCTGTCTGGCTTTTTAGCCCCTAAACATACCTATGATCTCTTCCTAATCCATTCCCATCCGGTTTATGTCATGGTCTCCTGTGTTGCCCCTTCAGTCCCTTGTGTCATCCTCGCCGTTTGCGCTCCACCTCACGAACCACTGGAACCCCTTTTTGAGGCCCTACAAGCTCACCTGTCCTCTATTACTCAACCATTTCTGGTGATGgcgggtgatttcaatgcgaaaCACTTATTGTGGGGCCTAGTGAAAGGTGATATCAGGGGTGCGCAGCTCACACAATTTGCTGCCGCAAACTGCAtcgagtggagcagacgacgacaCGTCGTGTGTCACTTGCTGGGCAAAAGTGAGACCCAGCGTTTATTCAGCACTGGTTTTATACACGTTGTGAACAGGCGGGTAACGCCCTTATTACATGGGGGCGTATCGTGCCATGAACACAGAGCGCGCTGCATGCTGAGCAGATTAGATACAGATTACGATACATCCCCCttcgtaacgaaaaaaaaaaaaacttaggacAAGGAGCGCTTTTAGCTcgggagaacaaaaagaaagttaaagaaTCACTGCACATCCAAAACTACAGCAAAGATCAGAGCACTGAATACAGTCACGGCACTTGTTGAAAGTTCGCGTCATACATTAAGCGCCGAGGTGGTCTGCGTTGTCTTGTAGTCCTTGGAGCGGCTGCTTGTTGCGGAACTGTCGGCACAATGCTCGCTGTGCTGTTTGGGTTTTGCGCCGCCAATGGGTCGTGTTGTGTGCTGGCAGGGGCAGCGTATTCTTGAAAAACACCTTCGTCGTCGTGAGGAGGACCGCTAAGGCGAAAAGATTCTCTAGTTGGCAGCAGATGCTCGCGGTTGCGTCGCAAGAGTTGCCCGTCTTCAGTCATGACAACGTATGACCTTGGTTGACCAGACGACTGAAGAACCCGAGCCTTTCTTCTCCATGATGAGCTGTCTTTTATTCTGACCGTTTCGCCGTTGTTGAGCGGTGCGAGTGGCCCTCTTGAGTAGTCTGTTTGCTGGCGTTTGTCAACCCGCCGGCTTTGTCCGACCTGAACGGTTGGAAGAGTTGTTCGCAGCGAGCGTCCCTATAATATTTCGGCTGGTGACCAGCCGCATTCCAGTGGAGTTGACCTGTAAGCGAGAAGACCAAGCCAAAAGTCTTGTTTAGCTtcagttgttttcttcaagattcTCTTGACTACTTGTACCCCCTTTTCGGCGAGTCCGTTGGAGCGGGGAAAATACGGGCTTGAGGTCACGTGTTTGAAATCGTACACTTTTGAGAACATGGCAAAATCTCTACTGGAAAATTGAGGCCCGTTATCAGTGCATACCTCTACAGGTATGCCATATCTGGAAAATATGGCACTTGCTGCATCTACAGTAGTTTTTGCTGAAGTGTCTACGAGCTGTTGGACTTCGGGAAAATTCGATAGGGCATCATAAACACACAAGTAGGACCGACCTGCGTGGCTAAAAATGTCCATGCCGACGCGGTACCATGGTTGGTCTGGAACCGGACGCATAATCAAAGGCTCTTGCGGCAACTTGTAAGCGTACGTTTTACATGCAGAACATGCCTGTGCAAACGTCTCGATATCAGTGTTCATTCCTGGCCAGAACACCAGGCGCCGTGCCCTTTCTTTGCACTTGTTAATTCCCATGTGGCCTTGATGAGTTCTGGCCAACATATCGCGCCTCATACTGGCCGGAATGACAATCTTACAGCCTTTCAAGAGAACCCCTTTTACTTCCGATAGCTCAGCGGCAAAAGGCTTGAACGGTCCTTCAATTGGTTGCCCGTTCTCCAGGTGCTTTAGCACAGCGGCGAGCTGCGTGTCCTTTCGTGTCTCGGAAGCCAGTTCTTTCCACATGGTTTCGCTGACAAGAGAATCAACCACACTTACTGCGTGCACTTcgacgtcgtcgttgttgttgtctgcGTTATCTGCTGCGCCCTTAACGGAAGCCCTGGACAGCATGTCCGCCAGTAGGAGCTGTTTTCCTGGAACATAATGCATTAAAATGTCATAGCGTAGCAGACGTAAAAAAAATCGCTGCAGTCTTGGCGGCATGTCACCGATCGCCTTCTGTGATATGGAGATCAACGGACGATGGTCAGTCTCAACGACAACCTTCCGCCCATACATGAAATGGTGAAATTTCTCGCAGCCGAAAACTATGGCCATTGCTTCCTTTCCAATTTGTGAATAGCGTTGCTGCGTATCAGTAAGCACTCTGGAGGCGTACGCAACCGGTTTCCATGCACCGTTGTGATACTGCAGCAAGGCAGCACCGATTCCGTTTTGTGACGCATCGCATGATAACCTGGtttctttttcagggtcaaaaactGATAGCAAGGGCTGCTTGCTAAGGCTGTCGCACAGCGCTCTCCACTCTTTTTCGTGATTTGCCGACCATTCGAAAACAGTGTCTTTTTTTAGCAAGCTTCTGAGAAGCGTTGTCCTTTCTGCTAGTGTTGGCAAAAACTTTCCAAAATAGTTCACGACACCCAGCATGCGTTGAACTGCTAGTTTATCACTAGGGGGTGCCATCTGCAACATGCACTCAACATGGGATGCATTTGGACGGATTCCTTCTTCGTTTAATTACGTCGCCCAGGAATTCAATTTGTTGAACGCCAAACTCGCACTTTGCTGGATTGAACGTAAGGCCCGCACGTTCTGCCGCTTCTAGCGCTGATCTTAGACGTTGGTCGTGCTCTTGTTGGGAATTGCCCCACACGAGTATGTCATCGACATACACTAACGCCAGGAAGCGCGTCAAAAATTTCACTTAGGGTTTGCTGAAATACTTCGGACGCTGATGATATTCCGAAAGGCAGTCGCAAAAATCGATAGCGGCCGAAGGGTGTCGCAAAAGTGCATATCCTAGACGTCTCGTCATCTAAGGGAATTTGGTGAAACCCTGCGTTTGCATCTAGGCGAGTGAATACTCTTGCGCCGGCCAGCTCGGCCTCTATGTCTTCCCGCCTCGGCATCGCGTAGTGCTCGCGCTTGAGGCACTCATTTATTTTCCTGGGGTCCATGCAGACTCGCAGCTTCCCGTCTTTCTTTCGTACGATAACAAGGGGACTCACCCAGTCTGTTGGCTCAGTGACTTTTGCAATTATTCCGGCTTGTTCCATACGTGACAACTCCTCCCGAAGTGGCTCCTCTAAAGCCAGTGGCACTCGACGAGGTCTCTGAACCACTGGCGTGGCGTCCTTGCGAAGCACCATGTGGTATACTCGTTTGACGCAGCCGGTGCCAGTGAAAAGGTGACGAAAGCTGGCAACCACTTCTTCAGAGCTGTTTTGCGATACGCTGTTCACGCGTGAAATCAGTCCCAGGCGTTCACTCGCCTCAAGTCCTAGGATTGCTTGGCGCCCCTTTCGTGCCACGAAAAAGCTCAGCATGGCAATGCAACCATTTAAAGAGACTTCGGCCCGCATGACGCCAATGTGTTTGATTACATCTCCGCCGTAGGAGCGTAAAATCGCGCTGCTGGGGTACAGGGGCGGCTGTGGGTTCATTTTGGCGTATAATCCATAAGGCAACAAATTTGCCTGCGATCCCGTGTCAACCTTTAACTGAACTGCCACGTTCTTGATTTGGACTTCCACCGTCCAGTCATGCTTGCTGGACACATTCTTTGCGGATACGTCGAGAATCTCGAAATCGTCTTGGCCGCTTTGCAACTCGCCAACAACTGCCGTCGCTTTACAACATCTGGCAAAGTGGTTTTTCCGCTGACATCTCCGGCACGTTTTTCCAAAAGCAGGGCACCTTCTTGGGGAGTGTTTTCCGCCGCAGTTTCGGCAGTCATAACGTGTCTGTTCTCGGTTTTCGCGGCTCGTGCTAGTCCTGCTGATAGGATGCACTTGGTGTTCCTGGTTCCACATTTCCTTATGAGTTGCTGATGCTTCAGCTGCTTTACAGGCTTGTTCTGCCTTCTGCAGGGTCAAGTTGTTGTCCCTGAGGAGCTTTTCACGTACCGTGTCGTCATTTATCCCGAACACAATTTGGTCCCTGACCATCGATTCCGCCAAAGCTCCAAAGTTGCAAGCACGTGCTTGATTCTTCAGGTCTCGTAAGAAATGCTCCACTGGTTCGCCAGCAGCTTGGATTCTTCTCCTGAACATATACCTCTCGTGAACCTCATTGGTCTGTGCAATGCAATACTCATCAAATTTTTTCACCACTGTGGCATAGTCGTCGTTCTTCTCGCCTGCTGCAAACGTGAAGGTGTTAAAGACTTCAATGGCCTCTGCGCCCGCGACGCTCAAAAGCAACGCTGTCTTCTTGGACTCAGTCCGAGGCTTTTCTGCGACCTCTGACGCCGTGAGGAAAATttcaaacctttgtttgaagagctGCCAGTTCTTGCGCAGGTCGCCTGTTGTAAGGAGCGGCTCCGGTGCTTTGAGGAAATCCATTTTCCGCCACAGGATCGCTGGTCTTCACGCGTCGTGCAGGAAGTGCATTGCCATgctatcccacttctgacaccatgcatcgagtggagcagacgacgacaCGTCGTGTGTCACTTGCTGGGCAAAAGTGAGACCCAGCGTTTATTCAGCACTGGTTTTATACACGTTGTGAACAGGCGGGTAACGCCCTTATCACATGGGGGCGTATCGTGCCATGAACACAGAGCGCGCTGCATGCTGAGCAGATTAGATACAGATTACGATACACAAACAACTTAAAACCATTAAATGACCCTCGTTCGCCGCCTACCTTTCAATCCCACCTTGCTGAGAGTTGGATCGATGTTTCCTTTGCATCGGTCCCTCTCGCCTCATGCGGCTACAACTGGTTCGTCGACGAATCCCAAACACTATCCGACCACAaatatgttttattttctttttttggccataTCAGACCCCGCCATATACGATTAACAAAATCGACTACATCTCATCTTTTACAGTCACTCGTCACTTCTCCATGGTTTTCGTTGGTCCAACAGACAACTTTACTATCACCCAATGCAGTTGATTTGGTTTTGGCGAAGTTCTACATTCTCTTCGACAAGCTTCGTCATCTCCATTCTCGCTGGATAAGGCCGCGCCCCTCTCCGACTAATTCATGGTGGACTCCCGAACTTACTATTGAACGCAAACGCATCCGTGCTCTCCGTCGGCGCTTCCAACGCACCACTGACCCGTTCCTTCGACAGACGTTTAAGGCTCAGTAATATGATGCCCATGCCAACTATAAAATGCATATCGACCAGGCCAAATCTGCTGCCTCCAAATCTATCTGCCCCAATCTTTCCAAACGAAATCTTTTCGGCCTTCCTTTCCGCATCTGCTTTGACAAACTCTCCCGTACCAACCAGCTCCCCTCCCTTCTTGAACCCGATGGTCGTTCCACATTCAGCGTGCTTGAGTCGGCCCGTTTTCTCCTTACTGTTCACGTGACTCAAGACTCCCCTCAACAGATGATGACGACCACGTGCACCTGCGTAAGATAACTGACACGCCTTATTCCTCCAAAGCTATGGACCTCGCTTTCACTATTGCAGAGATTGAACATGCCCTCAATTCaggcaacaccaacgccgcccCAGGTCTAGACGGACTCACTCTTCCTATGCTCAAGACGCTTTTTTCCTATAACCCGTCCTTTTTCCTCTTCATTTTTAACCATTGTCTCAATCTATCCTACTTCCCAGGTCATTGGCGTTAAGGACGTGTTATCTTTATTGCTAAACACAATCGCCCTCCCGACTCTCCTTCATCCTACCGCCCTATTGTTATGAATTCTTTGTTTAGTAAAATTCTCGAACGTCTTCTAAGTTCCCGGCTCTACTTCTTTCCCCACTCCAATAACTTACTTGATCCGCGTCAATTCGGTTTTACACATGGGAAGAGTGCGTCCACCGCTTTGTACTGTCTTAGACAAACTCTAAACACCTACAAAGACCTGAAACAACACGCAATAGTCATCTACCTAGACTTTGAAGGGGCTTTCGACAGTGTTTGGCACCCTGTCGTCCTCCACTTTTTACGCTCGCATAACTGCCCTTCCAACCTCTACCACCTCCTAAAATCCTTCTTAGAACACCGAGAGATCACTTTCCGATCGCAGGCAGGTCAGGTGTCGGCCACGCCTACTTTGGGCAGCCCTCAAGGGTCGTCCCTCAGTCCGCTGCTGTGGGACATTGTCATCTACGGATTGCTTGACCTCCCCTTTCCCCCCGACGTGGTTGCGCAGGCCTACGCAGACGACACTGTTATAGTGCTCTCTGCAGACAATCGTCGCGCTTTAGAATCGAAGGTAGTTCTCACTCTTAATATTATTTCGACCTGGGCACAGCGCACCAAACTCACAATCAGTACCGACAAATCCTCCTTTCTATACTTCCCCAATAGCCACTCTGCTTCGTCTTCACGCACCCGTCTTCCCATTAATCGCTTTAACGGTTTCGCTCTCAAATTTCAGTCGAGTATTAAaattcttggcgtcatatttgaCACCCATCTCACCTTTAACGCTCATTTAACATATCTGCGTACTAAAGCAGACCTTCTCTCTTCCCGTCTTCTCCTGTTCCTTCGAATGCACTATTCGATGCCCCCATCCGCTCTCCGTCTCCTCTATAATCAGGTTCTGCTTCCGTCCATCACATATGCTTCTCCTGTCTTGTGGCCAACCTTTCGTACTTCACCAGTCTAAACTCAAAATTTCCTCTATCCAACATACTCTTCTCCTTCCAATCACCGGTGCTTTTCGTACGACGCGTACCTCGTCGCTTCACGTTTTCGCTAACGCACCACCGCTCCACATTGAACTAGACCGCCTAAACGCACACTTCTCTTTACTTGTACTCAAGGCCCTTACCTTTTATGGCCCTGACTCCTATTATCCGTCGCTCGTTCACTACCCTATGAATCCTTGGGACTGTCATCTATGCCTTAAATCTCGTTTTCCCCATCACCGCCTTCGACTTCAAGAGGTACCCTCTGTTACCACTATGCCAGCCTACTACCTGTATACCGACGGCTCTAACACTTCCCACTCTGCTGGAGCCGTTTTCATACTTTATAGTCCAACAGGCCACATCACTAAAGTTGGAAATTTTAAACGTATTGTTGCCACTTCCTCTTATGCCACCGAAACAGTCGCTTTACTGGAGGCACTAGACTATATACGGACTTTGCCCCATTTCATCCCTCAGCACATTTACACCGATTGcttgtccatgctcactgcattgAACTCTTTCACCACAACCAATACCTCTGTCAGGGACATCAAGAAGCTCCTTTTTTTCCTCTCTACCCGGCGACGGGAGTCTCTTTTCCATGTGCCGGCACATCAGGGCATCGAAGGCAACGAGAGGGCGGACTTCCTCGCTAACTCCGCCGCCTCCCATGGTGTTTCTCGATTCCTCCTTGCCACTCCTTCACCAGTAAAATCAAAGATGCATGCCTGTTCCTTCGTCCAGTGGAATGCTCACTGGACTCGAGAGAACAGCGACACTGGACTATTTAAGTCGATTAAAAACGTCACTCGCATTTCCCCTTTCTTCCCGCCGAAACGACCCATTGTTCACCTAATCACCGCTCATGGCCGCTTCCCTTTCTATTATTTCTGCTTTCATCTTTTATCTCACAGTAACTGTGCCTGTGGCAATCCTTGCACAGACTTGCTCCATTATTTGAACGATTGTCCTCTTACTTCTCACATTGCTAACCTCCTTAAATATAATCACCCCACTACCGTAACACCTGATCTTTACCTCTCTCTTCTTACCGATCAAAAAAAGCGGGCACTTCTCATTCGTCTTTATCGCGTCATTTTTTGGTTCACTTTCCCGGACTCCTCCTACTATTTTTCTTCAGCCATGCCTTATTTCTTCATCGGTCTACttcctctctcctttcttttccttctctctccttctttctttttctttctttcctgtttccCTTCCATATCCCTCACCCCTTGCCCTTCGCCTTTTGTTTGATAGTGTCCTTAGTTATGACAACTAAGGTAGCACTCGTCTCCGGAGACACTATGGACGGAATGGCTGCTTTCTTGACTTGGCCCTTTAGTTTTTCTTCCACTTCCTGTCTGTAACCATTGCTGAATGCCCAAGATACACCTACTGAACCTGCTTGATACCACTTTCAGGTCTCTTGCAGATCTTCAGTCGAGCTGCAGTCAAGCGGACTGCACTGTGCTTCTGATGCCTGACGCAAAGTCACACCTACCGGAGACCTCCGGTCACATGTACGAGAAGGGCGCCATCCCAAGAGCCTTCAAGAGTATACCACCGCGTTTAGTCTAGAGGCACCTACCAAACGCCAGTACTTCTCCGGGCTTCTGCAGTCCGGCCTACCAAAAGCTCTGCTCCAGATGCCCGCCATCCTGCTGGACCTGCTGGCCTCCTCTGGCCCTGCCCTTTTCTGTCGTCCTAattctttcttcattcttttcacttttcttttgttgttgtttttttccttcaGCTCTGTGACTTAATAAAGAATCGGACGAATCCCGAGACGTCACACGCCACATGTCAATGCAGATAGGTATTCCGACGTTCATTCCTGCTCCCTACTTTTTATTATATACATTTTCTGTCGGCTTACCTcggtatttttttcttcaacaattAGCTTTTCCTCAAACTAGTTTTTGGGTCTCTACCCCTGTTTATTTAATTTTGATTGGATTATACATGCTATACCTTGGTGGTGCAGGTTTCCGTCATATTTATTTAGGTTATTTTTGCTATTTGAGGGGCACAAAAATACGCCGTGGTACTCCCTAGAGGATACCCAGGACGTACTTTCGTCACGGCTACTACCCATATATCCGAACCTCTGTTCCTGCCGCCTCCACCTGAGTCGAGATTTGGGAAGGTTGACATATGGCGCAATACTGATAGAATcccactgtgctaccactgcggcgaagctcgTCATCTCTACAGAATGTGCGAATACCACAGAGCGGGAATTCGGGGGTTTTTCTGTAAACGCTTCTTGGCCAAGGAACGGTGAACTTCCTTTTGAAATCCGGGAGTACTTGTAAACGCGCCAAAGCCTGAAGACTTCACATCCACACCAACCTCGGTCAACAGTGCCGCTGACAAATCTATCACCAAGCCCGCATCCATC encodes:
- the LOC142591584 gene encoding uncharacterized protein LOC142591584, translating into MDFLKAPEPLLTTGDLRKNWQLFKQRFEIFLTASEVAEKPRTESKKTALLLSVAGAEAIEVFNTFTFAAGEKNDDYATVVKKFDEYCIAQTNEVHERYMFRRRIQAAGEPVEHFLRDLKNQARACNFGALAESMVRDQIVFGINDDTVREKLLRDNNLTLQKAEQACKAAEASATHKEMWNQEHQVHPISRTSTSRENREQTRYDCRNCGGKHSPRRCPAFGKTCRRCQRKNHFARCCKATAVVGELQSGQDDFEILDVSAKNVSSKHDWTVEVQIKNVAVQLKVDTGSQANLLPYGLYAKMNPQPPLYPSSAILRSYGGDVIKHIGVMRAEVSLNGCIAMLSFFVARKGRQAILGLEASERLGLISRVNSVSQNSSEEVVASFRHLFTGTGCVKRVYHMVLRKDATPVVQRPRRVPLALEEPLREELSRMEQAGIIAKVTEPTDWVSPLVIVRKKDGKLRVCMDPRKINECLKREHYAMPRREDIEAELAGARNEVMDDEESDVVRSSNWDGSGFRMSPQVIDRDFDPTVAISRT